A stretch of the Syntrophorhabdales bacterium genome encodes the following:
- a CDS encoding MFS transporter yields the protein MSGEPVRPERAASTESDSVRTTQKVALIVTTIANFSWPFMAASVSIALPSIEREFHIDAVLLTWVAMSFTLATASLLVPFSRISDIYGRKRVFLCGVAVFTVASFLASIATSVPMLIACRTLQGVGGAMSFGTSVAIITSLYAPHERGKPMGIAIGAVYLGISCGPVIGGFLTQHLGWRSIFLANIPFGILVVVLGLLKLKGEWAESRGERFDLAGSVICSASLICLIVGLSMLPGSNGWLAVILSFFGFLLFVRWERGRTNPVVNLALFRNNRVFALSNVAALIHYSATNAVTFMMSLYLQYVKGMSPQGAGLLLVAQPIVQAVVATWAGRLSDRAQPRLVATAGMAITALCLFLLSIIDERTSPYVIVAKLALLGFGFALFTSPNTIAVMNSVEKKSYGVASGILSTMRAVGQVSSLAIALLLLSLYVGRVRISPYYFPFFLKSIRLTFLICALLCVGGIFASIARGKTQ from the coding sequence ATGAGCGGCGAGCCTGTGCGGCCCGAGAGGGCGGCAAGCACCGAAAGTGACTCCGTAAGGACGACCCAAAAAGTCGCCCTTATTGTCACCACGATTGCGAATTTTTCCTGGCCTTTCATGGCTGCTTCCGTCAGCATAGCGCTGCCCTCGATCGAGAGAGAGTTCCACATTGACGCCGTACTGCTGACCTGGGTGGCGATGTCCTTCACGCTTGCCACAGCGTCGCTCCTCGTGCCCTTCAGCAGGATCTCCGACATCTACGGGAGAAAAAGGGTCTTCCTTTGCGGGGTGGCGGTATTCACCGTTGCTTCTTTTCTCGCCTCTATTGCAACATCGGTTCCCATGCTCATCGCATGCCGGACTCTGCAGGGGGTGGGCGGGGCGATGAGCTTTGGTACTTCGGTTGCCATCATTACATCGCTCTATGCGCCGCACGAGCGAGGAAAGCCCATGGGTATAGCTATTGGAGCCGTCTATCTTGGCATCTCGTGCGGTCCGGTGATCGGCGGTTTCCTTACGCAGCATTTGGGGTGGAGAAGCATATTTCTGGCCAATATCCCCTTCGGGATCTTGGTGGTTGTGCTCGGGCTGCTCAAATTGAAAGGCGAATGGGCCGAGTCGCGCGGGGAGAGGTTTGATCTCGCAGGCTCGGTTATCTGTTCGGCTTCGCTGATATGTCTGATTGTGGGGCTCTCGATGTTACCCGGGTCAAACGGGTGGTTGGCCGTCATTCTCAGCTTCTTCGGATTCCTTCTGTTTGTCAGGTGGGAGCGCGGAAGAACAAATCCTGTCGTCAATCTCGCCCTTTTTCGGAATAACAGGGTCTTCGCCCTTTCAAACGTGGCTGCGCTTATTCATTACAGCGCCACAAATGCAGTCACGTTCATGATGAGCCTCTACCTGCAGTACGTGAAGGGCATGAGCCCGCAGGGCGCTGGATTGCTGCTTGTGGCCCAACCCATAGTACAAGCAGTCGTAGCGACCTGGGCCGGCAGGCTTTCGGATCGTGCACAGCCGCGCCTGGTGGCGACCGCGGGCATGGCCATAACGGCACTATGCCTTTTCCTGCTCTCGATTATTGATGAGAGGACGAGCCCTTATGTTATTGTGGCAAAGTTGGCCCTCCTGGGATTCGGGTTTGCCCTGTTCACATCACCCAATACCATAGCCGTCATGAACTCGGTGGAAAAGAAATCCTACGGTGTGGCATCGGGCATACTTTCCACCATGCGCGCCGTTGGCCAGGTTTCGAGTCTGGCCATAGCCCTACTGCTGCTTTCACTCTATGTCGGGAGGGTCCGTATAAGTCCCTACTACTTCCCTTTTTTCCTCAAAAGCATTCGGCTGACATTCCTGATTTGTGCACTGCTCTGTGTCGGGGGGATCTTCGCATCCATCGCCAGGGGTAAGACACAATGA
- a CDS encoding deoxyribodipyrimidine photo-lyase: protein MVDKRRILLLNGRIRSPGPVTYWMSRDQRVQDNWALLFAQELALEQKQPMVVLFCLVPQFLGATWRHYDFMIQGLREIEKDLSRKNVPFFLKAGDPEEEIQRFVSEHNIGAVVTDFDPLRIKREWKHAVADRLNVAFYEVDAHNIVPCWVASPKQEVGARTFRPKIRARLPEFLKPMPSLQKHPFQWKRGVLPVDWDRVVRTVRCDAIPPVTWMIPGEKQSLKALRRFIDSRLASYAEARNDPATRGLSDLSPYLHFGQLSAQRVALDVCTVRIAGESKEAFLEQLIVRRELADNFCYYNTGYDSVKGFPAWAAKSLAEHVRDRKLYRYTREELEQAETHDQLWNAAQLEMVRRGKMHGYLRMYWGKKILEWTRYPEEALQIAIYLNDRYELDGRDPNGYTGIAWSIGGVHDRPWPVRPIFGTIRYMSYNGARSKFDIEAYIESVPGKPSTDGPSAKFS, encoded by the coding sequence ATGGTCGATAAGCGCCGCATCCTCCTGCTGAATGGCCGCATTAGAAGCCCCGGTCCGGTCACCTACTGGATGAGCAGGGATCAGCGGGTTCAGGATAATTGGGCACTCCTCTTTGCCCAGGAACTAGCCCTGGAACAGAAACAACCGATGGTCGTGCTTTTCTGCCTTGTCCCTCAGTTCCTCGGCGCGACCTGGCGCCACTATGATTTCATGATCCAGGGTCTGCGGGAAATTGAAAAAGACTTATCTAGAAAAAACGTTCCGTTCTTCCTGAAGGCAGGCGATCCGGAAGAAGAGATTCAGCGCTTCGTTTCGGAACATAACATCGGCGCGGTCGTTACCGATTTTGATCCGTTACGGATAAAGCGGGAATGGAAGCATGCCGTTGCGGATCGATTGAATGTCGCATTCTACGAAGTAGACGCCCACAACATAGTCCCGTGCTGGGTTGCCTCTCCAAAACAGGAGGTAGGGGCACGCACGTTTCGTCCGAAAATAAGAGCGCGTCTTCCTGAATTTCTCAAGCCCATGCCGAGTTTGCAGAAGCATCCATTTCAATGGAAGAGAGGGGTGCTGCCGGTTGATTGGGATCGTGTGGTGCGGACTGTCCGGTGCGACGCAATCCCTCCGGTAACATGGATGATACCCGGAGAAAAACAGTCGCTCAAGGCTCTTCGTCGTTTCATAGACTCACGACTTGCCTCCTATGCCGAAGCAAGAAATGATCCAGCCACGAGAGGCCTCTCTGACCTCTCTCCGTATCTCCATTTCGGCCAGCTGTCAGCGCAGCGGGTCGCACTCGACGTGTGCACAGTGAGAATCGCCGGCGAATCTAAAGAAGCTTTTCTCGAGCAACTTATCGTGAGGCGTGAACTGGCGGATAATTTCTGCTACTACAACACAGGATACGATTCCGTTAAAGGATTCCCTGCCTGGGCGGCGAAAAGCCTTGCCGAACACGTTCGCGACAGAAAACTGTACCGGTACACGCGCGAAGAGCTGGAACAGGCCGAGACCCACGATCAACTCTGGAACGCTGCTCAGTTGGAGATGGTGCGCCGTGGAAAGATGCACGGCTACCTGCGCATGTACTGGGGCAAGAAGATTCTCGAGTGGACGCGGTACCCGGAAGAAGCATTGCAGATCGCGATCTATCTCAACGACCGGTATGAGTTGGATGGACGTGATCCTAACGGCTATACGGGGATTGCGTGGTCCATCGGAGGAGTGCACGACAGGCCATGGCCTGTCCGACCTATCTTCGGCACTATCCGCTACATGAGCTACAACGGCGCCAGATCGAAATTTGATATAGAGGCGTATATAGAATCTGTCCCGGGCAAACCCAGTACTGACGGCCCTTCTGCAAAATTTTCTTGA
- the fdhD gene encoding formate dehydrogenase accessory sulfurtransferase FdhD, with protein sequence MSTVNVPIVRFSNQQVSREDDLVVMEEPLEIYVDDEPYYVTMRLPGEELPLALGLCHSEGIIDSIDDTISVNYCQDIASNRINVYLAPSRKEAAAAKLKKKRSTAYSSCGICGKEIVDDIAVSLKPVAATISVEFAFLRQLQDVARESQQLFHATGGTHAAAIFDKAGGLLAFSEDVGRHNALDKAIGKVLFARKRDDAAICILSSRLSYEMVQKAARLGIEMIAGASAPTKLAIDLAKAINVTLIGFLRKERCNIYSCPERMAL encoded by the coding sequence ATGAGTACGGTTAATGTCCCGATTGTCAGGTTTAGTAATCAGCAAGTCAGCCGTGAAGATGACCTGGTGGTTATGGAGGAGCCTCTGGAGATCTACGTGGATGACGAGCCCTATTACGTGACGATGAGGCTGCCGGGTGAAGAACTTCCTCTTGCCCTCGGTCTATGCCATTCCGAGGGCATCATAGATTCCATCGACGATACGATAAGCGTCAACTATTGCCAGGATATAGCCAGCAACAGAATCAATGTCTACCTTGCTCCTTCGCGAAAAGAGGCAGCTGCGGCCAAGTTGAAGAAGAAGAGAAGCACAGCCTATTCCAGTTGTGGCATATGCGGCAAGGAGATTGTAGACGACATTGCCGTCTCACTGAAGCCGGTCGCGGCAACCATAAGCGTGGAGTTCGCCTTTTTGCGACAACTGCAGGACGTAGCGCGCGAGAGCCAGCAGCTCTTCCATGCCACCGGTGGAACGCACGCAGCAGCAATCTTCGACAAGGCCGGAGGGCTTCTTGCCTTCTCCGAAGATGTGGGACGTCACAATGCACTCGATAAAGCGATCGGCAAAGTGCTGTTTGCCCGCAAAAGAGATGATGCGGCTATCTGCATATTGAGTTCACGACTGAGCTACGAGATGGTGCAGAAAGCAGCCCGGCTGGGAATAGAAATGATTGCCGGCGCATCTGCGCCCACCAAGCTTGCAATTGATCTGGCCAAGGCGATCAACGTGACGCTGATCGGTTTTCTCCGGAAAGAACGCTGCAATATCTATTCGTGTCCGGAGAGAATGGCCTTATAA
- the mscL gene encoding large-conductance mechanosensitive channel protein MscL, which produces MLKEFKEFAMKGNVLDMAVGIVIGAAFGTIVASFVADVLMPPIGLLLGNVDFTSIFSVLKDGKVAGPYATPAAAKAAGAITINWGIFINTIINFVIVAFAIFLLVKGVNQMRKEKEAPPAEPTTKECPYCISAIPIKATRCPHCTSEVKAA; this is translated from the coding sequence ATGCTCAAAGAGTTCAAAGAATTTGCCATGAAGGGCAATGTTCTGGATATGGCTGTTGGTATCGTTATCGGCGCAGCTTTTGGCACCATTGTCGCTTCGTTCGTCGCGGATGTTCTGATGCCGCCGATCGGACTTCTCCTCGGCAATGTGGATTTCACAAGCATCTTCTCGGTTCTTAAAGATGGTAAGGTCGCGGGTCCCTATGCGACACCGGCTGCGGCCAAGGCCGCGGGAGCGATCACCATAAACTGGGGTATTTTCATCAATACGATCATCAATTTCGTGATTGTGGCCTTCGCGATCTTTTTGCTGGTGAAAGGCGTCAACCAGATGCGCAAAGAGAAAGAAGCGCCCCCTGCCGAACCCACAACGAAAGAGTGCCCGTATTGCATTTCGGCGATTCCCATCAAGGCGACGCGCTGTCCTCACTGCACGTCTGAAGTAAAGGCAGCGTAA
- a CDS encoding 3-hydroxyacyl-CoA dehydrogenase family protein gives MEIKKLGVLGCGQMGAGIVQVFASAGYDVVACDTVPAMIDKGIKGIEKRLSGRVEKGKMTQDELKAVIARIKPSSKIEDLADCDIIEEAIPEDLELKKKTFAQLDKICKPETIFGTNTSGLSVTDMAVATKRGDKLLGMHFHNPAPVMQLLELVRTIMTSQETIDTVKKWGATLGKTVVVAPDVGGFIVTRLFTPFLLGAVRMLEAGIATRDEIDISMKLAVNHPMGPLEVVDFIGLDTELSIAESLYEETKEAKYAPPLLLRKMVTAGWLGRKTGKGFYDYNK, from the coding sequence ATGGAAATAAAAAAACTCGGCGTCTTGGGATGTGGACAGATGGGCGCAGGTATCGTGCAGGTGTTTGCCTCTGCAGGTTATGACGTGGTGGCGTGCGACACAGTCCCTGCCATGATCGATAAGGGCATCAAGGGCATCGAGAAGAGGCTGTCGGGCCGCGTGGAAAAAGGCAAGATGACACAAGACGAACTAAAGGCCGTTATAGCGAGAATAAAGCCGAGCAGCAAGATCGAAGACCTCGCCGACTGTGATATCATCGAGGAGGCGATACCTGAAGACCTCGAACTGAAGAAGAAGACATTCGCGCAGCTGGATAAGATATGCAAGCCCGAAACTATTTTCGGCACCAACACGTCAGGTCTTTCCGTTACCGATATGGCCGTGGCTACAAAGAGGGGAGACAAGCTTCTGGGCATGCACTTTCACAACCCCGCGCCTGTCATGCAGCTTCTTGAGCTGGTTCGCACCATCATGACAAGCCAGGAGACCATCGATACCGTTAAGAAATGGGGAGCAACACTGGGGAAGACCGTGGTGGTGGCACCCGATGTCGGCGGTTTCATCGTGACCAGGCTTTTTACGCCGTTCCTCCTTGGTGCGGTTCGCATGCTGGAAGCAGGTATAGCAACCCGGGACGAAATCGACATTTCGATGAAGCTCGCGGTGAACCATCCCATGGGACCACTGGAAGTCGTGGATTTCATAGGCCTTGACACCGAGCTTTCGATTGCAGAAAGTCTCTATGAAGAGACCAAAGAGGCGAAGTATGCGCCACCCCTGCTGCTCAGAAAGATGGTGACTGCCGGCTGGCTGGGCAGAAAGACAGGCAAGGGATTTTACGACTACAACAAGTGA
- a CDS encoding peptidase MA family metallohydrolase has translation MVRYDAPQEAAAREVLRLYAEVRTELQKTIGWPVEFSPTFVLLTEGVLEKMTESPLVTALAVPHRNLILLDVSKMSRHAFVLETTMKHELCHLLLHQYIPENELPKWLDEGVCQWVSNGIAEIIMEKKVSILDQAALSGGLLPLSRLTGHFPPEDRSLLLAYEQSQSVVTYISEKYGADKVLLLLNQLRRGSTLSVAMDESLGISVAELEVAWQRSLRKRETWLLYVSTHLYEILFFAAALLTVAGFVRSLWRRKWRYEDKEED, from the coding sequence TTGGTTCGGTACGATGCTCCGCAGGAGGCTGCTGCGAGGGAAGTGCTGCGCCTCTACGCTGAGGTACGCACAGAGCTTCAGAAAACCATCGGCTGGCCCGTTGAGTTCAGTCCAACTTTCGTCCTCCTCACGGAAGGTGTATTGGAGAAGATGACTGAGTCCCCCCTTGTCACAGCCTTAGCTGTGCCGCACCGCAATCTGATCCTTCTCGATGTTTCAAAGATGTCCCGGCATGCGTTCGTTCTGGAAACAACGATGAAACATGAACTTTGTCATCTGCTCCTGCACCAGTACATACCAGAAAATGAGCTGCCGAAATGGCTGGACGAGGGCGTCTGCCAGTGGGTAAGCAACGGCATAGCCGAGATTATCATGGAGAAAAAAGTTTCAATTCTTGATCAAGCCGCGCTCTCGGGAGGGCTTCTGCCGCTGTCCCGGTTGACCGGCCATTTTCCTCCGGAGGACCGTTCACTACTACTCGCATACGAGCAGAGCCAGAGTGTCGTGACATATATTTCCGAAAAGTATGGTGCAGACAAAGTTCTTTTGCTGTTGAATCAACTGCGCCGCGGCAGCACTCTCAGTGTGGCGATGGATGAGAGCCTCGGCATCAGTGTTGCGGAGCTGGAAGTTGCATGGCAGCGTTCATTGAGGAAGCGCGAGACGTGGCTCCTCTATGTAAGCACACATCTGTACGAGATACTCTTTTTCGCCGCTGCACTTCTTACCGTGGCAGGCTTCGTCCGTTCGTTATGGCGAAGAAAATGGAGATATGAAGATAAAGAGGAAGATTGA
- a CDS encoding SemiSWEET transporter has protein sequence MVFAVDAVSILGFVAGGLTTVAFFPQVVKAARTKSTHDISLGMVSLTSTGIFLWFIYGLCVRSLPIILPNFISSVLTFTLLTLKIKYR, from the coding sequence ATGGTTTTTGCTGTAGATGCAGTCTCTATTTTAGGTTTCGTTGCAGGCGGTTTGACCACTGTTGCCTTTTTCCCTCAGGTAGTAAAAGCAGCGCGCACAAAATCCACACATGACATTTCACTGGGAATGGTAAGTCTCACCTCAACAGGCATTTTCCTTTGGTTCATTTACGGCCTTTGCGTGCGCTCTTTGCCGATTATTCTCCCGAATTTTATCAGCTCGGTATTGACTTTTACCCTGCTCACGCTGAAGATCAAGTATAGGTGA
- a CDS encoding ARMT1-like domain-containing protein: MKIWPDCVPCIEKMALGICRVALKDEKKVRACMTDVMKLGPLRGEEWNVISPVVLLAVWRILVDHAGASDLMREVKSAQNRKAMEMYAAAKELVLRSPEPLLAALKLAIAGNELDAMVSVVEDGARGILKKLDNLFLESQSFEELKVRLDRASTITYFLDNCGEIVFDKLLIETLLSRKQADITIVTRGVPILNDATLDEARSVGLQDVARLIDNGTGEPVAGTVYSMVSPEVKALMEESDLLIAKGVGNYDALTEEKWLKGRLTMLYHGKCRPCCSAVGANIGDLIIYNF, encoded by the coding sequence ATGAAGATATGGCCTGATTGTGTTCCCTGTATCGAAAAAATGGCCCTGGGAATCTGCCGCGTCGCCCTCAAAGACGAAAAGAAAGTAAGAGCGTGCATGACAGACGTAATGAAGCTGGGCCCTTTGCGAGGAGAAGAGTGGAACGTGATCTCACCAGTGGTCCTGCTCGCGGTCTGGCGTATTCTTGTCGATCACGCGGGCGCAAGCGACCTTATGAGAGAGGTCAAGAGCGCGCAGAACCGAAAAGCCATGGAAATGTACGCTGCGGCAAAAGAGCTGGTGCTGAGAAGCCCTGAGCCCCTCCTCGCAGCGCTCAAGCTGGCAATAGCAGGAAACGAACTGGATGCGATGGTCAGCGTGGTGGAGGATGGCGCCCGGGGCATACTGAAGAAGTTGGATAACCTTTTTCTTGAAAGTCAAAGCTTTGAAGAATTGAAGGTCCGATTGGACAGGGCGAGTACGATTACGTATTTTCTCGACAACTGTGGCGAAATCGTATTCGACAAGCTTCTCATCGAAACGCTCCTTTCGCGTAAGCAAGCCGACATCACGATCGTTACCAGGGGCGTGCCGATTCTCAATGACGCGACGCTGGATGAGGCACGGTCGGTAGGCCTTCAGGATGTCGCGCGCCTCATCGATAACGGGACCGGGGAGCCTGTTGCGGGAACGGTGTATTCGATGGTCTCCCCCGAAGTCAAGGCCCTGATGGAGGAATCAGACCTTCTGATAGCGAAAGGGGTCGGCAATTACGATGCTCTTACTGAAGAAAAGTGGTTGAAGGGAAGGCTTACCATGCTCTATCACGGGAAGTGCCGTCCTTGCTGCAGCGCTGTGGGGGCGAATATCGGCGACCTTATCATCTACAATTTTTGA